A window of Candidatus Pantoea floridensis contains these coding sequences:
- a CDS encoding glycosyltransferase family 2 protein translates to MSQRQRLSVVMIAKNEAELLPEALTSVSWADEIVVLDSGSSDHTAQVAREHGAQVYQAEGWDGFGKQRQRAQAHANGDMILMIDADERVTPELRRAIEQVLAQPPSDTVYSLGRSNLFLGRFMRHSGWYPDRVMRLYPRKLNYNDNLVHESLETQGAPVVTLPGDLQHLTCRDLIAFQRKQMNYAEAWAQERFQRGKRCGSFSIFSHTLGAFVKTLLLRAGFLDGKQGWILAVVNAQYTFNKYSALWALHHTSTKGRV, encoded by the coding sequence ATGTCGCAACGCCAACGCCTCTCTGTGGTGATGATCGCCAAAAATGAAGCTGAGCTGCTGCCAGAGGCGCTGACCTCCGTTAGCTGGGCGGATGAGATTGTGGTGCTGGACTCCGGCAGTTCAGACCACACCGCACAAGTCGCGCGGGAGCATGGCGCACAGGTGTACCAGGCTGAAGGCTGGGATGGATTTGGCAAACAGCGCCAGCGCGCGCAGGCACATGCCAACGGCGATATGATTTTGATGATCGATGCTGATGAGCGGGTGACGCCAGAACTGCGTCGTGCCATTGAACAGGTTTTAGCTCAACCGCCGTCAGACACCGTTTACAGCCTGGGGCGCAGCAACCTGTTTCTCGGTCGCTTTATGCGCCACAGCGGTTGGTATCCCGACCGCGTGATGCGCCTCTACCCGCGCAAGCTGAATTACAACGACAACCTGGTACATGAATCGCTGGAGACGCAGGGCGCGCCGGTGGTGACGTTGCCGGGCGACCTGCAACATCTTACCTGCCGCGATCTCATCGCTTTCCAGCGCAAGCAAATGAACTATGCCGAAGCCTGGGCGCAAGAGCGTTTCCAGCGCGGCAAACGCTGCGGCTCGTTCTCTATCTTTAGCCATACGCTCGGCGCGTTTGTGAAAACGCTGCTGCTGCGCGCCGGTTTCCTTGATGGCAAACAGGGCTGGATTCTGGCGGTAGTGAACGCGCAATACACCTTCAACAAATACTCGGCGCTCTGGGCGCTGCATCACACCTCAACAAAAGGCCGCGTATGA
- the rpmG gene encoding 50S ribosomal protein L33, with amino-acid sequence MAKGIREKIKLVSSAGTGHFYTTTKNKRTKPEKLELKKFDPVVRQHVIYKEAKIK; translated from the coding sequence ATGGCTAAAGGTATTCGTGAGAAGATCAAGCTGGTTTCCTCTGCTGGTACAGGTCACTTCTATACCACCACGAAGAACAAACGTACTAAACCAGAGAAATTAGAACTGAAAAAGTTCGATCCGGTTGTACGTCAGCACGTGATCTACAAAGAAGCTAAAATTAAGTAA
- the rfaQ gene encoding putative lipopolysaccharide heptosyltransferase III: MASPIPDPFTPKNILLIKLRHHGDMLLTTPAINALRQRYPQANIDVLLYKETRPMLEAHPAIRQLHFIDRNWKKEGGWQKFRHEMRLISAVRACHYDLVINLADQWRSAIITGLSGANVRIGFAFHKRDNVLWRRMHNQLVSTANHNQLHTVEQNMAALTPLGISAAGAKASMHFSAADWQKVQDMLAQHAVSAPFIVVQPTSRWQFKCWEDDKVAQVIDALTAEGRTVVLTAGPDQKELAMIANIQSLCRSHNVVSLAGQLSLPQLAALINAAQLFIGVDSAPMHMAAALETPCLALFGPTKLQHWRPWGENNRVIWAGDYGPLPSPDAIDTNTQQRYLSAIPVEDVVAAARSFLHE, encoded by the coding sequence ATGGCAAGCCCGATTCCAGACCCATTTACACCGAAAAATATTCTATTGATCAAGCTGCGCCATCACGGCGATATGCTGCTGACCACACCCGCTATCAATGCGCTTCGCCAGCGCTATCCGCAGGCCAATATCGACGTTCTGCTGTATAAAGAGACCCGTCCGATGCTGGAAGCGCATCCGGCCATTCGCCAGTTACACTTTATCGATCGCAACTGGAAGAAAGAGGGCGGCTGGCAGAAATTCCGTCACGAAATGCGCCTGATTTCTGCGGTACGCGCCTGCCATTATGACCTCGTGATCAACCTCGCCGATCAGTGGCGCAGCGCCATTATTACCGGCCTTTCCGGCGCCAACGTGCGTATCGGTTTTGCTTTTCACAAGCGCGACAATGTTTTATGGCGCCGAATGCACAATCAGTTGGTTAGCACCGCCAATCATAACCAGCTGCATACGGTTGAACAGAATATGGCGGCGCTGACGCCGCTCGGTATCAGCGCCGCGGGCGCGAAAGCCTCAATGCACTTCAGCGCGGCCGATTGGCAAAAGGTGCAGGACATGCTGGCACAGCACGCGGTCAGCGCGCCTTTTATTGTGGTGCAACCCACTTCTCGCTGGCAGTTTAAATGCTGGGAAGATGACAAAGTCGCACAGGTGATCGATGCGCTCACCGCTGAAGGCCGTACCGTGGTGCTTACCGCAGGACCAGACCAGAAAGAGCTGGCGATGATCGCCAATATTCAGTCGCTGTGCCGCAGCCACAATGTGGTGTCGCTGGCGGGTCAACTCTCCTTGCCGCAATTGGCCGCACTCATCAATGCGGCGCAGCTGTTTATCGGCGTGGATTCTGCTCCCATGCACATGGCCGCTGCGCTGGAAACCCCCTGCCTTGCGCTGTTTGGCCCAACTAAGCTGCAACACTGGCGCCCGTGGGGCGAGAACAACCGCGTGATTTGGGCCGGCGATTATGGGCCGCTGCCGTCGCCAGACGCAATCGATACCAATACCCAACAGCGCTACCTTTCTGCTATTCCCGTTGAGGATGTGGTCGCTGCCGCCAGGAGTTTTTTGCATGAGTAA
- the rpmB gene encoding 50S ribosomal protein L28: protein MSRVCQVTGKRPVTGNNRSHAMNATKRRFLPNLHSHRFWVESEKRFVTLRVSAKGMRVIDKKGIDTVLTEIRARGEKY from the coding sequence ATGTCACGAGTCTGCCAGGTAACTGGAAAGCGTCCGGTAACGGGTAACAACCGTTCCCACGCAATGAACGCGACGAAACGCCGTTTCCTGCCGAACCTGCACTCTCACCGTTTCTGGGTTGAGAGCGAAAAGCGCTTCGTTACTCTGCGTGTATCTGCTAAAGGTATGCGTGTTATTGATAAAAAGGGCATCGATACGGTTCTGACCGAAATCCGCGCCCGTGGTGAGAAGTACTAA
- the radC gene encoding RadC family protein, with protein sequence MTELAPREKLLLIGAERLNDAELLAIFLRTGTRGTSVLLLAHQMLNEFGSLYRIMTASKEELGQIKGVGSAKMTQLYAIAELGRRFFASQLARENVMENPQVTRHYLQSVLAHQEREVFMALFLDNQHRVLQAQKMFSGSIASVEVHPREIVREALKLNAAAVILAHNHPSGVAEPSRADRDITAKIGQACALLNIRLLDHLVIGHGEFTSFAERGWL encoded by the coding sequence ATGACGGAACTGGCACCACGGGAAAAGCTACTGTTAATAGGCGCGGAAAGGCTGAATGATGCTGAGCTGTTGGCGATTTTTTTGCGCACCGGTACGCGCGGCACCAGCGTGCTGCTGCTGGCGCATCAGATGCTGAACGAGTTTGGTTCGCTGTATCGCATTATGACCGCCAGCAAAGAGGAGCTGGGGCAAATTAAAGGTGTGGGCAGCGCCAAGATGACGCAGCTTTACGCCATCGCTGAATTGGGGCGACGCTTTTTTGCCAGCCAGCTGGCGCGGGAAAATGTGATGGAAAATCCGCAGGTGACGCGCCATTACCTACAAAGCGTGCTGGCCCATCAGGAACGAGAAGTGTTTATGGCGCTGTTTCTGGATAATCAGCATCGCGTGTTGCAGGCACAAAAGATGTTTTCGGGTTCGATTGCCAGCGTGGAGGTGCATCCGCGTGAAATTGTGCGCGAAGCCTTGAAGCTTAACGCTGCGGCGGTGATTCTGGCGCACAATCACCCCTCGGGCGTCGCTGAACCGAGCCGGGCCGATCGCGATATTACCGCGAAAATTGGCCAGGCCTGCGCGCTGCTCAATATCCGTTTACTTGATCATCTGGTGATCGGTCACGGCGAGTTTACCTCTTTCGCTGAGCGGGGTTGGTTGTAA
- the slmA gene encoding nucleoid occlusion factor SlmA produces MAEKKVAKRNRREEILQALAQMLESSDGSQRITTAKLAANVGVSEAALYRHFPSKTRMFDSLIEFIEDSLITRINLILKDEKETLTRLRLIVQLILGFGERNPGLTRILTGHALMFEQDRLQGRINQLFERIEVQLRQVMREKKMRDGEGFQNDETLLASQLLAFCEGLLSRYVRSEFRFRPTADFDSRWPLMAAQLV; encoded by the coding sequence ATGGCAGAAAAAAAAGTCGCGAAACGGAATCGTCGCGAAGAGATTTTGCAGGCGCTGGCGCAAATGCTGGAGTCGAGCGATGGCAGTCAGCGCATCACCACCGCCAAGCTGGCAGCCAATGTAGGCGTTTCGGAAGCGGCATTGTACCGCCACTTTCCCAGCAAAACGCGCATGTTCGATAGCCTCATTGAGTTTATTGAAGACAGTCTGATTACCCGCATCAATTTGATCCTGAAAGACGAAAAAGAGACGCTGACGCGACTGCGTTTAATCGTGCAGCTGATTTTGGGATTTGGTGAGCGTAATCCAGGGCTGACGCGTATTTTGACCGGCCACGCGCTGATGTTTGAACAGGATCGCCTGCAGGGGCGGATCAATCAGCTGTTTGAGCGCATTGAAGTGCAGCTGCGTCAGGTGATGCGCGAAAAGAAAATGCGTGATGGAGAAGGTTTCCAGAACGACGAAACGCTACTGGCGAGCCAGCTGCTGGCGTTCTGTGAGGGACTGCTGTCGCGCTATGTGCGTTCCGAATTCCGCTTTCGTCCAACCGCTGATTTCGATAGCCGCTGGCCGTTGATGGCTGCGCAGCTGGTTTAA
- a CDS encoding glycosyltransferase, with protein MTMPPAQSAPLLSLIIPMFNAGSDFTVCMQALLAQTLSDMEIIVVDDGSTDGSGERADAYAQQHHHVRVVHQANGGVSRARNAGLAVARGKYVSFPDADDTMDPAMYQTLVEMAERDNLDVAQCNAEWFFKASQQVKPLIPRDRLTSTGVLSGPEWLNKALQTRRYMHVVWLGIYRRELIEQLQLYFEPGLHHQDIPWTTELMLNAKRVRYTDQIFYRYHMHDASISNRKRTGQRNVEYQRHYLKIARLLEEINVRYRDKVKIYPSFHAQITHEALSVCHCIRREPEESARLAMIEDLFATQTHKRMLRNARGLRQWYQLLLWLSRIYRWRKK; from the coding sequence ATGACAATGCCCCCTGCTCAATCTGCCCCTTTACTCAGCCTTATCATTCCCATGTTCAATGCGGGCAGCGATTTCACTGTCTGCATGCAGGCGCTGCTGGCACAAACGCTTAGCGACATGGAAATCATCGTTGTCGATGACGGATCTACCGACGGCTCCGGCGAGCGTGCCGACGCCTATGCACAACAGCACCACCATGTGCGCGTTGTTCATCAAGCCAACGGGGGCGTGTCTCGCGCCCGCAATGCCGGACTGGCCGTCGCGCGTGGTAAGTACGTGTCATTCCCGGATGCTGACGACACCATGGACCCGGCGATGTATCAAACCCTGGTCGAAATGGCAGAGCGCGATAATCTCGACGTCGCGCAGTGCAATGCGGAGTGGTTCTTTAAGGCCAGTCAACAGGTCAAGCCGCTGATTCCCCGCGATCGCCTCACCAGCACCGGCGTGCTTAGCGGCCCTGAATGGCTCAATAAGGCACTGCAAACGCGGCGCTACATGCACGTGGTATGGCTGGGGATTTATCGCCGTGAACTGATCGAGCAGCTGCAGCTCTATTTTGAACCCGGCCTGCATCATCAGGATATCCCCTGGACCACCGAGCTGATGCTTAACGCTAAACGCGTGCGCTACACCGATCAAATCTTCTATCGCTACCACATGCACGATGCGTCAATCAGCAATCGTAAGCGCACCGGCCAGCGCAACGTTGAGTATCAGCGCCATTACCTGAAAATTGCGCGATTGCTGGAAGAGATTAACGTGCGCTATCGCGATAAAGTGAAAATCTATCCGTCATTTCACGCCCAGATTACGCATGAGGCGCTCAGCGTCTGCCACTGCATTCGTCGCGAACCCGAAGAGAGTGCGCGTCTGGCGATGATTGAAGACCTGTTTGCCACACAAACGCATAAACGCATGCTGCGTAACGCACGCGGCCTGCGGCAATGGTATCAACTGCTGTTGTGGCTGAGTCGGATTTATCGCTGGCGTAAGAAATAA
- the waaA gene encoding lipid IV(A) 3-deoxy-D-manno-octulosonic acid transferase: MTTLYTALLYLIQPLIWLRLWLRGRKAPAYRKRWAERYGYCAGKVLPHGIVLHSVSVGETLAAVPLVRALRHRYPTLPITVTTMTPTGSERAQSAFGKDVHHVYLPYDLPGSINRFLDNVNPRLVIIMETELWPNIIRILHQRQIPLVIANARLSERSAKGYKKLGGFMRDLLQRITLIAAQNAEDGDRFLSLGLKRSHLTVTGSLKFDISVTPELAAKAVTLRRQWASRRPVWIATSTHEGEEAIVLDAHRRLLQQFPDLLLILVPRHPERFKDACDLAQKRGFSFILRSSGEIPSSSTQVVIGDTMGELMMLYGIADLAFVGGSLVERGGHNPLEPAAHAIPVLMGPHIWNFKDICAKLQQAEGLITVTDVVSLQKEVANLLQDDDYRRYYGRHAVEVLHQNQGALQRLLQLLEPHLPPRAH; this comes from the coding sequence ATGACGACTCTATACACAGCCTTGCTCTATCTGATTCAGCCACTCATCTGGCTGCGCCTGTGGCTGCGCGGTCGAAAAGCACCGGCCTATCGTAAGCGCTGGGCAGAACGCTACGGCTACTGCGCTGGAAAAGTACTGCCGCACGGTATTGTGCTGCACTCCGTATCCGTCGGCGAAACGCTGGCGGCGGTGCCGCTGGTGCGCGCGCTGCGCCACCGCTATCCCACTTTACCGATCACCGTCACCACCATGACGCCAACCGGCTCCGAGCGCGCGCAATCAGCATTTGGCAAAGATGTGCACCACGTTTATCTGCCATATGATCTGCCTGGCTCCATTAATCGCTTCCTTGATAACGTCAATCCACGGCTGGTGATCATTATGGAAACCGAGCTGTGGCCAAACATCATCCGTATTTTGCATCAGCGCCAAATCCCGCTGGTGATTGCCAATGCGCGCTTGTCTGAGCGTTCAGCCAAAGGCTACAAAAAGCTCGGCGGCTTTATGCGCGATTTGCTGCAACGTATCACGCTGATTGCTGCGCAAAACGCTGAAGATGGCGACCGTTTCCTTAGCCTTGGCCTGAAACGTTCGCATCTTACCGTCACCGGCAGTCTCAAATTTGATATCTCGGTCACGCCGGAATTGGCGGCCAAAGCGGTGACGCTGCGTCGTCAGTGGGCATCGCGTCGCCCGGTATGGATCGCCACCAGCACCCACGAAGGCGAAGAGGCGATTGTGCTCGATGCCCATCGTCGTCTGCTGCAGCAGTTTCCCGATCTACTGCTGATTTTGGTGCCGCGCCATCCAGAGCGTTTCAAAGATGCCTGTGACCTGGCGCAAAAACGTGGCTTCAGTTTTATCTTACGCAGCAGCGGTGAAATTCCATCAAGCTCCACCCAGGTCGTGATTGGCGACACCATGGGTGAATTGATGATGCTGTACGGCATTGCTGACCTCGCCTTTGTTGGCGGCAGTTTAGTGGAGCGCGGCGGGCACAATCCGCTCGAACCGGCCGCACACGCGATCCCCGTGCTGATGGGTCCGCACATCTGGAACTTCAAAGATATTTGCGCCAAGTTGCAGCAGGCCGAAGGTTTGATTACCGTTACTGACGTGGTGTCGTTACAAAAAGAGGTCGCTAACCTGCTGCAGGATGACGATTATCGCCGCTATTACGGTCGCCATGCCGTGGAAGTGCTGCATCAGAATCAGGGCGCCTTACAGCGTCTGCTACAGTTACTCGAACCTCACTTACCGCCGCGAGCACACTAA
- the dut gene encoding dUTP diphosphatase yields the protein MMKKIDVKILDARVGNEFPLPTYATSGSAGLDLRACLDDALEIAPGMTTLVPTGLAIHIADASLAAVILPRSGLGHKHGIVLGNLVGLIDSDYQGQLMVSVWNRGQDSFTLQPGDRLAQLVFVPVVQAEFNLVDDFDTSDRGAGGFGHSGRQ from the coding sequence ATGATGAAAAAAATCGACGTTAAAATTCTTGATGCACGCGTAGGCAATGAATTCCCGCTGCCAACGTATGCAACCTCTGGCTCCGCAGGTCTCGATTTGCGCGCCTGTCTGGATGACGCACTGGAAATCGCGCCGGGCATGACCACGCTGGTGCCCACAGGCCTGGCCATTCACATTGCCGATGCCAGCCTTGCAGCGGTGATTTTGCCGCGTTCTGGCCTTGGCCATAAACATGGCATCGTGCTGGGTAACCTGGTGGGTTTAATCGACTCCGATTATCAGGGCCAGCTGATGGTTTCCGTCTGGAACCGCGGCCAGGACAGCTTCACTCTGCAGCCAGGCGACCGTTTAGCACAGCTGGTTTTCGTGCCAGTTGTGCAGGCGGAATTTAACCTGGTGGACGATTTTGACACCAGCGACCGCGGCGCGGGCGGCTTCGGTCACTCAGGCCGTCAGTAA
- the mutM gene encoding bifunctional DNA-formamidopyrimidine glycosylase/DNA-(apurinic or apyrimidinic site) lyase, producing the protein MPELPEVETSRRGIEPHMVGATILHAVVRNSRLRWPVSHEIHALSDQPVLSVQRRAKYLLLELPHGWIIIHLGMSGSLRVLPGEQPAAKHDHVDLVMSNGKVLRYTDPRRFGAWLWSSDLAGSSVLAHLGPEPLSSEFDGAYLFEKSRGKRTLIKQWLMDNKVVVGVGNIYASESLFTAGILPDRPAMSLSQEEAELLVNTIKAVLLRSIEQGGTTLRDFLQTDGKPGYFAQELQVYGRTGEPCRACGTPIVSGKHGQRSTFWCPRCQH; encoded by the coding sequence ATGCCTGAATTACCTGAGGTAGAAACCAGTCGACGCGGTATTGAACCCCATATGGTGGGTGCCACCATTCTGCATGCGGTGGTGCGCAATTCCCGTTTGCGCTGGCCGGTCTCGCATGAAATCCATGCGCTGAGCGACCAACCGGTATTAAGCGTGCAGCGTCGCGCCAAATACCTGCTGCTGGAGCTGCCACATGGCTGGATCATCATTCACCTCGGCATGTCCGGTAGCCTGCGCGTGCTGCCCGGCGAACAGCCCGCAGCCAAACACGATCACGTCGATTTGGTGATGAGCAACGGCAAAGTGCTGCGCTACACCGATCCGCGGCGTTTTGGCGCCTGGCTGTGGAGCAGCGATCTGGCCGGCAGCAGCGTGCTGGCGCATCTCGGTCCGGAACCGTTAAGCAGCGAATTTGATGGCGCTTATCTGTTTGAAAAGTCACGCGGCAAACGCACGCTGATCAAACAGTGGCTGATGGATAACAAAGTGGTGGTTGGCGTCGGTAACATCTACGCCAGCGAATCGCTGTTTACCGCCGGGATCTTACCCGATCGTCCGGCGATGAGTTTGAGTCAGGAAGAGGCCGAGCTGCTGGTGAATACCATCAAAGCCGTATTGCTGCGCTCGATTGAGCAGGGTGGCACTACGCTGCGCGATTTCCTGCAAACGGATGGTAAACCCGGCTATTTCGCGCAGGAGTTGCAGGTTTATGGCCGCACCGGAGAACCTTGCCGCGCCTGTGGTACGCCGATTGTCAGCGGCAAGCATGGCCAGCGCAGCACCTTCTGGTGTCCACGCTGCCAGCACTGA
- a CDS encoding glycosyltransferase family 4 protein produces MSKLRLAIVRQKYRPDGGAERFISRALEALDSEQLDLNIITRSWQGTPNPAWHLHICNPAKFGRISRERGFARAARACWEREKFDIVQSHERIAGCDIFRAGDGVHRVWLEQRARIVSPWQRLSASLSPYHRYVLQAEAEMFNAPALKAVICNSEMVKQDILRHFTLDASKIHVIHNAIDSQRFQPASETLRHTARQQLNLPHDATVMIYVGSGFERKGLKAAIEAVAKSDRYLVVVGQDKHLSRYQQLANQLNCLDRMRFVGVQQDVQPFYHAADALLLPTLYDPFPNVVLEAMACGLAVITSTGCGGAEFITAGQEGFVCDALDIKALNEAVIATPALSHNSAMGEAARRRIEPFGPQRLALALTSLYQQVLQSR; encoded by the coding sequence ATGAGTAAGTTACGCCTGGCGATAGTCCGGCAGAAATATCGTCCCGACGGCGGCGCCGAGCGCTTTATCTCACGTGCGCTGGAAGCACTGGATAGCGAACAGCTCGATCTCAACATTATCACCCGCAGCTGGCAGGGCACGCCGAATCCGGCCTGGCATCTGCACATCTGTAATCCGGCGAAATTCGGCCGCATCTCGCGCGAACGGGGTTTTGCCCGCGCCGCCCGGGCATGCTGGGAACGTGAGAAGTTCGATATTGTGCAGAGCCACGAACGCATTGCCGGCTGCGATATCTTCCGCGCGGGAGATGGCGTGCATCGCGTATGGCTGGAACAGCGCGCGCGTATTGTATCGCCGTGGCAACGTTTGAGCGCCAGCCTCAGCCCTTACCATCGCTACGTATTGCAGGCGGAAGCCGAGATGTTCAATGCGCCTGCGTTGAAGGCGGTGATCTGTAATTCCGAGATGGTGAAGCAGGATATTTTGCGGCACTTCACGCTCGATGCCAGCAAGATTCATGTGATTCACAATGCGATTGATAGCCAGCGTTTCCAGCCCGCCAGCGAAACATTGCGCCACACAGCACGTCAGCAGCTCAACCTGCCGCACGATGCCACAGTGATGATTTATGTCGGTTCGGGCTTTGAGCGCAAAGGACTTAAGGCCGCGATTGAGGCGGTAGCGAAAAGCGATCGCTATCTGGTGGTGGTTGGCCAGGATAAGCACCTGTCGCGTTATCAGCAGTTAGCGAATCAGCTTAACTGCCTGGATCGAATGCGTTTTGTTGGCGTGCAGCAGGATGTACAGCCGTTTTACCATGCCGCTGACGCGCTGCTGCTGCCCACGCTTTATGACCCCTTTCCCAATGTGGTGCTGGAAGCAATGGCCTGCGGCCTGGCGGTGATCACCAGCACCGGCTGCGGTGGCGCTGAATTTATCACTGCAGGCCAGGAAGGTTTTGTTTGTGATGCGTTAGATATCAAAGCGTTAAACGAAGCCGTAATCGCCACGCCAGCACTTTCACACAATTCTGCCATGGGTGAAGCCGCACGACGTAGAATTGAACCTTTTGGTCCGCAGCGACTGGCGCTGGCGCTGACTTCACTTTATCAGCAAGTGCTGCAGAGCCGCTGA
- the coaBC gene encoding bifunctional phosphopantothenoylcysteine decarboxylase/phosphopantothenate--cysteine ligase CoaBC, producing the protein MMGLAGKKILLGVSGGIAAYKAPELVRRLRDRGADVRVMMTEAAKAFITPLSLQAVSGYPVFDDLLDPAAEAAMGHIELAKWADLIVLAPATADLIARVTAGMANDLVTTACLASDAPLAIVPAMNQQMYRAAITQENLLRLQQRGVLIWGPDSGSQACGDIGPGRMLDPLAIVAHALEWAAPVNDLQHLNIMITAGPTREALDPVRYISNHSSGKMGFAIAAAAAKRGANVTLVAGPVALPTPAGVQRVDVDSALEMEAAVMAQIQQQHIFIASAAVADYRAATIAAEKIKKQGGDDSVTLQLVKNPDIVAGVAALQEHRPYVVGFAAETQNVEEYARQKRVRKNLDLICANDVAQAGQGFNSDTNALHLFWQEGEKVLPLSDKTLLGQQLIDEIVSRYDEKNRR; encoded by the coding sequence ATGATGGGATTAGCCGGAAAGAAAATTCTGCTGGGCGTCAGCGGCGGCATTGCGGCCTATAAAGCGCCAGAACTGGTGCGTCGGCTGCGCGATCGCGGCGCAGACGTCCGCGTAATGATGACCGAAGCGGCCAAAGCCTTTATTACGCCGCTTAGCTTACAAGCCGTTTCCGGGTATCCGGTATTTGATGACCTGCTCGACCCCGCTGCAGAAGCCGCGATGGGGCATATTGAACTGGCAAAATGGGCCGATTTGATTGTGCTAGCACCTGCAACAGCCGATTTAATTGCCCGCGTCACCGCCGGTATGGCGAACGATTTGGTCACCACCGCGTGCCTGGCAAGCGATGCGCCTCTCGCCATCGTTCCTGCTATGAATCAGCAGATGTACCGCGCGGCCATCACGCAAGAGAACCTGCTGCGTCTGCAGCAACGCGGCGTGCTGATTTGGGGTCCCGACAGCGGCAGCCAGGCGTGCGGCGACATCGGTCCTGGCCGTATGCTCGACCCGCTGGCGATTGTTGCCCACGCGCTGGAATGGGCTGCGCCCGTCAACGATCTGCAACATCTCAACATTATGATCACCGCCGGCCCAACGCGTGAAGCGCTGGATCCGGTGCGATATATCAGCAACCACAGCTCCGGTAAGATGGGCTTTGCCATTGCCGCCGCTGCGGCAAAACGCGGCGCGAATGTGACGCTGGTTGCCGGTCCGGTTGCGCTGCCAACGCCAGCGGGCGTACAGCGCGTAGATGTTGATAGCGCACTGGAAATGGAAGCCGCGGTGATGGCGCAAATCCAGCAACAACATATTTTCATTGCCAGCGCAGCCGTGGCAGACTACCGGGCGGCGACGATTGCCGCAGAGAAAATCAAAAAACAGGGTGGCGACGATAGCGTCACGCTGCAGTTGGTGAAGAACCCCGATATTGTCGCGGGCGTGGCGGCGCTGCAGGAACATCGCCCTTACGTTGTGGGATTTGCTGCCGAAACCCAGAATGTGGAAGAATACGCGCGGCAAAAACGGGTGCGAAAAAACCTGGATCTGATTTGTGCCAACGACGTGGCGCAGGCGGGTCAGGGATTCAATAGCGACACCAATGCTCTTCACCTTTTTTGGCAGGAGGGAGAAAAAGTCTTACCGCTCAGTGATAAGACGCTCCTTGGCCAACAATTAATAGACGAGATTGTCAGCCGTTATGATGAAAAAAATCGACGTTAA
- the coaD gene encoding pantetheine-phosphate adenylyltransferase → MSTKAIYPGTFDPFTLGHLDIVTRAAQMFDRIVVAIAASPSKKPLFRLDERVDMARQVTAHLPNVDVVGFSDLMANFAQAQNANVLVRGLRAVSDFEYELQLAQMNRHLLPTLESVFLMPSEGFSFVSSSLVKEVARHAGDVQAFLPAVVHKALLARLAQP, encoded by the coding sequence ATGAGCACCAAAGCGATTTATCCCGGCACCTTTGATCCTTTCACCTTGGGTCATCTGGATATTGTGACGCGCGCGGCGCAGATGTTTGACCGCATCGTGGTGGCGATTGCCGCCAGCCCGAGCAAGAAACCGCTGTTCAGGCTGGATGAGCGTGTGGATATGGCGCGCCAGGTAACGGCACATTTGCCCAATGTGGACGTCGTGGGTTTCAGCGATTTGATGGCGAACTTTGCGCAAGCGCAGAACGCCAACGTGCTGGTGCGCGGGTTGCGTGCGGTTTCCGATTTCGAATATGAGCTGCAGCTGGCGCAGATGAACCGTCATCTGTTGCCCACCCTTGAAAGCGTATTTCTGATGCCGTCCGAGGGCTTCTCGTTCGTCTCTTCTTCGCTGGTAAAAGAAGTGGCGCGCCATGCCGGTGACGTGCAGGCATTCCTGCCTGCCGTGGTGCACAAGGCTTTACTGGCGCGACTGGCGCAGCCTTAA